The DNA window TCCCACTCGAGGTCGGGTCCGATCTTGCGGGCTCGGCTCCCTGCCTCGTTCTGTGGCGTGTACGGCATGAAAACGACTGAGCACCGGGTGCCCCTCACCGGTTTCATGCGCGAACCTGAGGGCGTTCCCCGGACGGTTCGTGTCGCCTTCCACCATCGGCCCGCTCAGTCGCGACCTCGACGATCTCCGGCTCGCCCTGGAGGTGGTCTCCGGTCCGGACGGCCGCGACGGCGACGTGGCGCCCGTTCCGCTGGACACCCCGCCAGAGCGGCCGTTGTCGGAGCTGCGTCTGGCGGTCGCCCCGACGGTGCCCGGAGCCGACGTCACCGATGACGTCCGGGAACGCATCACGCGGATCGCCGACAGCGCCGAGGGAAGCGGAGTACGGGTGGACAGAACCCTGCCGAACGTGGACTGGGAGGCGCAGCAGGCACTCTTCGCGGACCTGTTCACCGCCCTCACGGGTGTCGCCGACCCTGCGGCCTCTCTACGAGACGAGTAACGCACGCTCCTGTGGTACTTCGAGACTCTCCAACACCGCGACGCGTTCATCCGTGCCTGGGAGGCGTTCTTCGCCGACACCGACGCCCTTGTCCTGCCTGCCGCCTCCACGGCGTTCCCGCACCGTGGGAACCGTCCCACGGCTGAAAGCGCAACGTCGGCGACACTCCTCGGCTATCCGGAACGCGAGCGTCTCCTGGGGTTCCTCAACCTCACGGGACTTCCGGGGCTGGCCGTTCCCGCGGGGCACAGTGAGGCAGACGGTCTTCCCATCGGTGTCCAGATCATCGGGCCCAAGTGGTCAGAACCGCGACTCATCGAGATCACCCGCCAGCTCGAACGCGCCAAGGTCCTGCCCGGGCTCCCGACCCCGCCCTCCGGCTACCGGTGACGTTGGCCATGCTCGGCGACCGGGGTTCCTGTCCGGGACGGGCGGGAAACGGCACCTCCGGCCCCTCGGGGTCGGTGGCTGGCCACGTTGGTACGGCACGCGCCACTTCCCGGAAAGATGCTCCGGAAACGGCGCTGCCAGAGGCGCCGCAGTCGGACCGTCGCAACTACGGTTCCGCGGTTGTCCGGTCCACCGGGAGCGCGGAGTTCTCGGCGAGGGCGTGGTGGAGCCGGCGGACGCCCTCCTCCAGTTGCGCGGTGCCAGAGGCGCTCGCGTAGCTCAGCCTCAGGTGCGGGGCGGGTGCCTCGGCTGTGAAGTAGGGACCGCCTGCGGTGACCGCGGCGCCGTGGCGCAGCGCGGTCGCGGCGATGGCGTGTTCGTCGGTGCCGTCGGGCAGTCGTAGCCACATGTGGTACCCGCCGCGTTGCGGCTGCTGTGGAATGAGGGAGGGAAGTGCGCTGATCAGCGCAGTGTGCAGGGCGGTACGGCGGTCGCGCAGGGTGTCGGACAGCTCCCGGAGGTGCCTGGCCCAGGCGGGAGAGCCGACCAGTTCGAGGGTGGTCTCCTGCAACGGACGTGAGACGAATAAGCTGTCGACCACCTGGATGGCGCGAAGTCGCTCAGAGACCGGGCCACGGGCGGTCAGAGCCCCGACACGCAGGCTGGGGGAGGTGGCCTTGGTCAGTGAGCGCACGTGGACGACGACCCCGTCCGGGTCGTCCGCGGCGAGCGGGGGCGGCAGGGGCGGGGAGTCGGCATGCACCAGGCGGCGGGCGAAGTCGTCCTCGACGACGAACGCGCCCGACGCTCGGGCGATGTCGAGCACAGCGGTGCGCCGCTGTGGGGACAGGACAGCACCGGTGGGGTTGTGGAACAGGGGCTGGCAGACGACCGCGCGGGCCCGGGTGGCAGCGAACGCCTCGGCCAGGAGGTCGGTACGCACGCCTTCGGCATCGACCGGCACTGGTACGGGCCGCAGCCCGGCGGCGCGGGCTACGGCGAGCATGCCGGGATAGGTGGGGGATTCGACCAGGATGGGGGATCCGGGAGGGGTCAGGGCGCGGAGGGCCGTGGTGAGCGCCCCCTGGCCCCCGGCGGTGATCAGGACGTCCGAGGCGTCGAGCGAACCGGATGGTCCGCCGATGTCGCGGGCGAACCAGTCCCGCAGTTCGGCCAGGCCCTCAACCGGGGGGCGGGACCAGGCACCGGGCCTACGTCCGGCCCGCGCGAGAGCTGTGGCCAGAGCCCGTTCCGGTTGGAGCGTCGTGTGCGGGTAACCGCCGTTGAGGTCGATGACCTCGGACGGTGGGGCGGCGAGGGTGGCCAGGACCCCGGTGGCGTCCGTGCCGCGGGGCCCCGTGTCGATAGCGGCGGGTGGGGGATCCGCGCTCAGGGTCACCTCCTGCCAGGAGACGTCGCCGAGAGCGCCCCTGCTGCGGCGGGTGGTGGCCTTGAACACGCCGGCTCCGGTCTGGGAGGTGACGAGTCCTTCGGCGGTGAGGGTGGCGATCGCCCGCGAGACCGTCACCGGGCTGACCTGGTGCTGCGTCACCAGCTCCCTGTTCGACGGGAGCTTTTCTCCTTCTGAGTAGCGGTCCAGTTCTTTTCGCAGGGTCTTTGCCAGTCGGGACACGCTGTTATCGTTTTTCATGACAGTACAAGATAACGCTACTCAACCTTCGACGATAGCGGTCCGCAGCGGTACCGTTCTGGCCGCGCTCGGCGTGGTCTCCTTCTCGTTCAGTTTCCCCGCCACCGTGTGGGCGCTGGACGGTTTCGGCCCGTGGACGGCGACCGGTGTGCGAGGTTTGCTGGCGGGTCTGCTCGCCGGGGCCTGTCTGTTCGGTGCCCGGGTTCCAGTGCCCGAACGGCGGCACTGGCCAGGCTTGCTCACGGTGGCCGCCGGTTGCGGTGTCGGGTTCCCGCTGTTGACCACGCTGGCCCTGCAAACGTCCAGCACCGCGCACTCGGCCGTCGTCATCGGTATGCTGCCGTTGGCCACCGCGGCCATCTCGTCCGCCCTTACCGGCCGTCGCCCCTCGCGGGGGTTCTGGACGGCCGCCGGAACCGGCTCCCTCACCGTGGTCGCCTTCACTCTGCAGCAGAACCATGGTCTGCCTACCCTCGGCGACGTGTACCTCTTCGGCGCGCTGTTGATGTGCGCCGCCGGGTACGCCCAGGGCGGCCGGCTCGCTTCCCACATGCCCGGCTGGCAGGTCATCGCCTGGGGTGTGGTCGCGGCTCTTCCGGTATCCGTACTGGTAGCGGCCCTGGCCCTGCCCGCGGAGCCGGTGCAGCTGACCACCAAGGCTGTCACCGGCATGGCCTACGTCGCGGCCGTGTCCCAGTTCGGTGCCTTCGTGGTGTGGTACCGCGGCATGGCCATCATCGGGGTTCCCAAGGCGAGCCAGCTCCAGCTCGCCCAGCCCCTGCTCACCCTCGTCTGGTCGGTCCTGCTCATGGGCGAGGAACTCTCCCCCCTCGCTCCTGTCGCAGCCCTGGCCGTCCTCGGTTGCATCGTGGCCGCCCAGCGAGCGCGCAGCTGACCCATTCCGTCTGCCCCACACCAGCCGTACGGGTGTGGGGCAGACGTATCTTCGTGTGCACCACAGGTGTCGCTGGGAACCGATCATGTTCCGAGTGCGCGGAAGAATGAGGCCAGGAATCGTCCTGGTCCGCTCGTAGCGTCCTCTCCATGGAGATCGAAACCACATCCACACCCGTGTTCCGCTACGCAGCCGTCACGTTCGACTGTCCGGATCCGGCCGAGCTGGCTCGCTTCTACGGTGACGCCCTCGGTCTTCCCGCCGCCTACTCCAGTGACCACTTCGTCCTGCTCGCCCAGGAGAACGCGGCCGGGCTGGGGTTCAACCGCCAGGAGAACTACCGGCGCCCGACCTGGCCCGACCCCACCCAGGGAAAACAGGCCCACATCGAACTGGGCGTG is part of the Haloactinospora alba genome and encodes:
- a CDS encoding amidase family protein, encoding MRAFPGRFVSPSTIGPLSRDLDDLRLALEVVSGPDGRDGDVAPVPLDTPPERPLSELRLAVAPTVPGADVTDDVRERITRIADSAEGSGVRVDRTLPNVDWEAQQALFADLFTALTGVADPAASLRDE
- a CDS encoding amidase family protein, with translation MWYFETLQHRDAFIRAWEAFFADTDALVLPAASTAFPHRGNRPTAESATSATLLGYPERERLLGFLNLTGLPGLAVPAGHSEADGLPIGVQIIGPKWSEPRLIEITRQLERAKVLPGLPTPPSGYR
- a CDS encoding aminotransferase-like domain-containing protein, coding for MKNDNSVSRLAKTLRKELDRYSEGEKLPSNRELVTQHQVSPVTVSRAIATLTAEGLVTSQTGAGVFKATTRRSRGALGDVSWQEVTLSADPPPAAIDTGPRGTDATGVLATLAAPPSEVIDLNGGYPHTTLQPERALATALARAGRRPGAWSRPPVEGLAELRDWFARDIGGPSGSLDASDVLITAGGQGALTTALRALTPPGSPILVESPTYPGMLAVARAAGLRPVPVPVDAEGVRTDLLAEAFAATRARAVVCQPLFHNPTGAVLSPQRRTAVLDIARASGAFVVEDDFARRLVHADSPPLPPPLAADDPDGVVVHVRSLTKATSPSLRVGALTARGPVSERLRAIQVVDSLFVSRPLQETTLELVGSPAWARHLRELSDTLRDRRTALHTALISALPSLIPQQPQRGGYHMWLRLPDGTDEHAIAATALRHGAAVTAGGPYFTAEAPAPHLRLSYASASGTAQLEEGVRRLHHALAENSALPVDRTTAEP
- a CDS encoding DMT family transporter, with the translated sequence MTVQDNATQPSTIAVRSGTVLAALGVVSFSFSFPATVWALDGFGPWTATGVRGLLAGLLAGACLFGARVPVPERRHWPGLLTVAAGCGVGFPLLTTLALQTSSTAHSAVVIGMLPLATAAISSALTGRRPSRGFWTAAGTGSLTVVAFTLQQNHGLPTLGDVYLFGALLMCAAGYAQGGRLASHMPGWQVIAWGVVAALPVSVLVAALALPAEPVQLTTKAVTGMAYVAAVSQFGAFVVWYRGMAIIGVPKASQLQLAQPLLTLVWSVLLMGEELSPLAPVAALAVLGCIVAAQRARS
- a CDS encoding VOC family protein, producing the protein MEIETTSTPVFRYAAVTFDCPDPAELARFYGDALGLPAAYSSDHFVLLAQENAAGLGFNRQENYRRPTWPDPTQGKQAHIELGVDDLDTAQTHLVGRGATVPHQQPDPDRWRVLLDPAGHPFCISTLV